A region of Rattus rattus isolate New Zealand chromosome 7, Rrattus_CSIRO_v1, whole genome shotgun sequence DNA encodes the following proteins:
- the Dio3 gene encoding thyroxine 5-deiodinase has translation MPRQAASRLVVGEGEGPPGASGPAATMLRSLLLHSLRLCAQTASCLVLFPRFLGTAFMLWLLDFLCIRKHFLRRRHPDHPEPEVELNSEGEEMPPDDPPICVSDDNRLCTLASLKAVWHGQKLDFFKQAHEGGPAPNSEVVRPDGFQSQRILDYAQGTRPLVLNFGSCTUPPFMARMSAFQRLVTKYQRDVDFLIIYIEEAHPSDGWVTTDSPYVIPQHRSLEDRVSAARVLQQGAPGCALVLDTMANSSSSAYGAYFERLYVIQSGTIMYQGGRGPDGYQVSELRTWLERYDEQLHGTRPRRL, from the coding sequence ATGCCTCGCCAGGCCGCCTCGAGGTTGGTGGTCGGAGAAGGTGAAGGGCCCCCGGGGGCTTCGGGGCCCGCGGCCACCATGCTGCGCTCCCTGCTGCTTCACTCTCTGAGGCTCTGCGCCCAGACCGCCTCGTGCCTCGTGCTGTTCCCGCGCTTCCTAGGCACGGCCTTCATGCTCTGGCTTTTAGATTTCTTGTGCATCCGCAAGCATTTCCTGCGCCGTCGTCATCCTGACCACCCCGAGCCCGAAGTAGAGCTCAACAGTGAAGGTGAGGAGATGCCCCCTGACGACCCACCCATCTGCGTATCCGACGACAACCGGCTGTGCACCCTGGCCTCTCTCAAGGCCGTGTGGCATGGCCAGAAGTTGGATTTCTTCAAGCAGGCCCATGAGGGTGGCCCAGCACCTAACTCGGAGGTCGTCCGGCCTGATGGCTTCCAGAGCCAGCGCATCCTCGACTACGCACAAGGGACCCGCCCGTTGGTGCTCAATTTTGGCAGCTGTACCTGACCACCGTTCATGGCGCGGATGAGCGCCTTCCAGCGCCTGGTCACCAAGTACCAGCGCGACGTTGACTTCCTTATCATCTACATCGAGGAAGCCCACCCATCCGACGGCTGGGTCACCACAGATTCACCCTACGTCATCCCACAGCACCGCAGCTTGGAGGACCGTGTCAGCGCAGCAAGAGTACTTCAGCAAGGCGCACCTGGCTGTGCTCTGGTTCTGGACACCATGGCCAACTCCAGCAGTTCCGCATATGGTGCCTATTTTGAGCGCCTCTACGTCATCCAGAGCGGCACCATCATGTACCAGGGAGGCCGTGGCCCCGACGGTTACCAGGTGTCTGAGTTGCGCACTTGGTTGGAGCGCTATGACGAGCAGTTGCATGGTACTAGGCCACGTCGACTCTAA